The sequence CATATGCTCCGTATAGTTGAGCATAAAGCCGGAGATTTTGCCTGCGCCGTCCGTCTTCCAGTCGATCAGCTTCTCGGCGCTGCTGCCGCTTGCCACCTGGGAGGCGATGGCCTTGTTAATCGCCTCGGTCGCGACCTGCTTCACCCGGATTTGCGCCAGATGGACGATCGGCGGCGTCAGATGCCGCTCCACATAGCCGAGGCCGAACAGCACGGCGCTGAGCAGCAGCAGGAACGTCAGCAGCCAGAACCTGCGGCGGCTTCGCGGTCTGCGGCGCCGTCCGTCGGCCGCTTGCCCCAGCCGCTCGCCGCTTTCCGGCCGTCTGCTCCAGAAACCCGCAGGGCGCGAAGCCCTGGCGGGTCTGGACTTGAAACGCGCCCCGCCGGAACGCAGCGGCGTCCAGCCCCCATCCCCGAATCCGCTGCTCCCCGAGCTCCGTTTTACAGGACGAAAAATGCCGGAGCCCCCGGACTTGAACGGGCTTTTTCGGACAGGCGGCGTCCAGCTGATCCGCGGCAGGCGCAAGGCGGATGGAAGCTGCAGCCGCCGGTTTCCCCATTTTTTAATTCTGCCCATAGCGCTCTCCCCTCCCGCCACTTCCGGCGGTCAAGCCGCCTTCTACTGTATCGTATTCGCCGCCCGCCCAAAAAAGAAGAACGCTTAATCCGGCGCGGCGCACCGGACAAGCGTTCTATTTTTTAGAGACAAATCAAATCACCCGCTCCCGCTTATCCTCCTGCAGATGGCCCCAATGCTTCCAGATGAAGAGAGCAAGCAGCACGATGATGAACATGGCGTAACCGGTCAGATAAACACCCCATTCCTCTCTCGGAACAATAAGCGAAGAACTGATCGTACCGAACAGCCAGATATAGGACAGATTTCCAAGCGCCGTTCCCCAGATAAAAGCCGGGAGGGGCAGAGGAGACACCGCGGACATAATATTAATCACATTATTGGGAATAATCGGTATCGTCCGGAGCAGCACCAGCGTCCAGATGCCGTAACGGTTCAAATATCGCTGCCATTTGTCATATCGTTTCAGCTTTCTGCCCCATTTCCGGTCAAACCAGTGAAACAAAAATCTCCGGGACAGATAAAATATGAACAGCCCTCCCAGGTTACAGACCAGCCAACTGATCAGCATCCCGCCGATGACATCGAATACCGAGACATGCAGCACGATCAATATAACGAATGGGAAAAATCCGAACAGGCTCTGAAGAAGCGCGAGCGGGATCGTAACCAAGAGTATTGCGGGTCCGCTAAGGCCCAGCACCTGCAGCAGCCCATCAATCCAGGCGTTTACCAAGTCTGTCATGCGTGCTCTCCTCTCACGTACTCCTTACCCAGCAGCCCTGCTTCTGATCATATTCATATATTTTGAAAGAAAACACCCCGTACGGGGTGTTTTTGTAACAAAACTCATTGCAGTCTATCATTTAATGAGTCTTTTTATCATAGCATACTTATTATTTCACTGTAAGATGCTAGCGGCGCATATAAGAAAAATCAATCGTTTTCCCGGTCTGCCGCGTCCATTCCAGAGGAATTTCGTACTCGAAGAGGCGTTTGAACCTCCGCCCAGCAGGGGATTCATACGTTTATTTCCCTCAGGCGCTTTATATCTTGTATAGGTGAAAAACCAAACATTCGGGAATATTCACGGCTGAATTGCGACGGACTTTCATAGCCTACCCGGAATGCGACATCCGCAGCATCTGTTGACTCGGATAATAACAGACGCCGTGCTTCCTGCAGCCTCAGTTGTTTTTGAAACTGAATAGGGCTCATAGCGGTTACCTCTTTAAAGTGTCTATGAAGCGAAGAAACACTCATATTCGCTATTTCCGAAAGCTCCTCAATCCGAAAAGACCTATCATAGTTATGCATGATATGTTCGATAACGTCTCTGATTCGTTTGGTGCTGCTTCCTTCTATTGCAATTTGTTCCAGCATAACCCCATGCTGTCCTTGCAGAACCCTATAGAGAATTTCCTTCGTGATGAGGGGAGCAAGTACCGGGATATCCTTAGGATTGTCTAGCAAACGAACTAGCCTGATTACCGCATCCAACAAAGATAATTCCATCCGGTTGACAAACATACCTCGCTTAGTGTTTTCTTTCGGGTCAACTCGAATTTCAGAATCACTTAAAATTTCTAAGATTTGACCCGGGCTAAATTCGAGTTTGAGAGACAAATACGGAACTTGGGAGGAGGCTTCCATGACTTGTCCGGTAACCGGCAAATCAACGGATGCAACAAGGTAATCGGTAGGACTGTAAATAAAGTGCTCTTGTCCCAGCAATACCTCCTTCACACCCTGAACGACAATGCAAAAGGAAGGATTGTAAACTCCAAAATTTGATCCAGTAACCTTAGATCGACGAGTGAAAAATAAAGACGGAATAGCAGTCGCGTGAACACCGTCCCGGCCTGAATAGCGCTCAATGAGTTTGGCAAGCTCATCCTGCTGTTTATATATTCGTTCAGACATAAGATCCTCCTCGTTCCTCCATCCTTGATAGTTCCATCATAATTCATATTCGTACGTAACGTAAATGATTGTGAGAGGATTAGGCAATCATTTGAGCAAAATGGGATAACGTTCGTCTTTTCATTTGTTGCATAATAAGGATGCCAAAGCTGATCCATAATAGTATTATGATTGCAATATAGGTTAGGGGTCAGTATGCCAAGTGAAAGGGGAAGATTAATATGGGTACACAAGGAAAATATACAGTTATTACCGGAGCAAGCGCTGGTATTGGTTACGCGACAGCTAAGGCTTTCGCAAAACGCAAGAAAAATATCATACTTGTTGCTCGCCGTGAACACAATCTGAACGAACTGAAAAGAGAAATTTTGCAGGAAGCTCCTGAGCTGGATATTGTGATAAAAGCAGTGGATGTATCTGTCAGTGAAAA is a genomic window of Paenibacillus durus ATCC 35681 containing:
- a CDS encoding TVP38/TMEM64 family protein, giving the protein MTDLVNAWIDGLLQVLGLSGPAILLVTIPLALLQSLFGFFPFVILIVLHVSVFDVIGGMLISWLVCNLGGLFIFYLSRRFLFHWFDRKWGRKLKRYDKWQRYLNRYGIWTLVLLRTIPIIPNNVINIMSAVSPLPLPAFIWGTALGNLSYIWLFGTISSSLIVPREEWGVYLTGYAMFIIVLLALFIWKHWGHLQEDKRERVI
- a CDS encoding AraC family transcriptional regulator, which codes for MSERIYKQQDELAKLIERYSGRDGVHATAIPSLFFTRRSKVTGSNFGVYNPSFCIVVQGVKEVLLGQEHFIYSPTDYLVASVDLPVTGQVMEASSQVPYLSLKLEFSPGQILEILSDSEIRVDPKENTKRGMFVNRMELSLLDAVIRLVRLLDNPKDIPVLAPLITKEILYRVLQGQHGVMLEQIAIEGSSTKRIRDVIEHIMHNYDRSFRIEELSEIANMSVSSLHRHFKEVTAMSPIQFQKQLRLQEARRLLLSESTDAADVAFRVGYESPSQFSREYSRMFGFSPIQDIKRLREINV